One stretch of Rosistilla oblonga DNA includes these proteins:
- a CDS encoding Na(+)-translocating NADH-quinone reductase subunit C produces MTNTVLVALVLCLVCSSLVSVAAVKLKPLQEINKALDVQKNILDATGMAMEQLGIPANQLTKTQVETLFEQIETKLVDLETGDYVEASPEEVKSFDPRKAARDKDESTAIGDTAYPIGLGRRETVSKVYLVKTADGQLSQVVLPVYGNGLWSTLYGFLALDKNLETVKGITFYEHGETPGLGGEVDNPAWKAEWEGLTIYNDEGQPELGVSKGPAPLDDNYLVDGLSGATITCRGVTNLVRYWVSEDGFKPYLAKLKTELPKSGGKS; encoded by the coding sequence ATGACCAATACGGTTTTGGTCGCTCTGGTCCTGTGTCTGGTTTGCTCCAGCTTGGTCAGCGTCGCCGCCGTCAAGCTGAAACCGCTGCAAGAGATCAACAAAGCGCTCGACGTCCAGAAGAACATTCTCGACGCGACCGGGATGGCGATGGAGCAGTTGGGGATTCCAGCGAACCAATTGACCAAGACTCAAGTTGAAACGTTGTTCGAACAGATCGAGACCAAGTTGGTCGATCTCGAAACGGGCGACTATGTCGAAGCAAGCCCCGAGGAGGTCAAGTCGTTTGATCCTCGCAAAGCGGCTCGCGATAAAGATGAAAGCACCGCCATCGGCGATACCGCTTATCCAATCGGGCTCGGACGACGGGAAACTGTCTCCAAGGTCTACCTGGTGAAAACGGCTGATGGACAGTTGTCGCAAGTTGTGTTGCCGGTTTACGGCAACGGACTCTGGTCGACGCTGTACGGTTTCCTCGCCTTGGATAAGAACCTAGAGACCGTCAAAGGCATCACGTTCTACGAACATGGTGAAACGCCGGGCTTGGGTGGTGAAGTCGACAATCCCGCTTGGAAGGCCGAATGGGAAGGTTTGACAATTTACAACGATGAAGGTCAGCCGGAGTTGGGTGTCAGCAAGGGCCCCGCGCCGTTGGATGACAACTACCTGGTCGACGGCCTCAGTGGGGCGACGATCACCTGTCGTGGTGTCACGAATCTGGTTCGTTACTGGGTCAGTGAAGACGGTTTCAAACCGTATCTCGCGAAACTCAAAACGGAACTTCCAAAATCGGGAGGGAAGTCATAG
- a CDS encoding DUF2617 family protein produces MLSVRPKIAELTFQVFGRSLHPELFEFHRSRRIQRDAFHAEISITNSGHVVTWRGNGITISEVAASSQQLLPTRRRLMEYPLRGSRTDRAECRSGVTYSTRFTLEPVATDLFWTIQKQLTADATEGLLHRFDSNGRIAMGAVSYINIETRARSMMIQAIHTFPEDQAIVKVESTFAIDG; encoded by the coding sequence GTGTTATCCGTCCGCCCCAAGATCGCCGAACTGACATTTCAGGTATTCGGGCGGTCGCTACATCCCGAACTGTTCGAATTCCATCGGTCCCGGCGGATCCAACGCGATGCCTTCCATGCGGAGATCTCGATCACCAATTCCGGGCATGTCGTCACCTGGCGCGGCAATGGGATCACGATCTCCGAAGTCGCAGCGTCGTCGCAGCAGTTGCTGCCGACCCGCCGCCGGTTGATGGAATACCCGCTCCGCGGTTCGCGAACCGACCGCGCCGAATGTCGATCGGGCGTCACCTATTCCACGCGGTTTACGCTCGAACCGGTCGCCACCGATCTGTTTTGGACGATTCAAAAGCAATTGACCGCCGACGCCACCGAGGGCCTGCTGCATCGCTTCGATTCCAACGGACGAATCGCGATGGGAGCTGTCAGCTACATCAATATCGAGACCCGAGCGCGATCGATGATGATCCAAGCGATCCACACCTTCCCCGAGGACCAAGCGATCGTCAAAGTCGAATCGACCTTTGCGATCGACGGCTAG
- a CDS encoding NADH:ubiquinone reductase (Na(+)-transporting) subunit D: protein MAAIKSKDVLLGPIFHNNPIALQILGICSALAVTNKMSTAFVMCLAVTCVVAASNAAVSSIRTYIPSNIRIIVQMTVIASLVILVDQLLKAYLYDISKQLSVFVGLIITNCIVMGRAEGFAMKNSVGMSFLDGIGNGLGYSMVLMVVAFFRELLGNGSLFGYQVMELTRNGGWYNPNNLMLLPPSAFFLIGFLIWAIRVARPEQVEEA from the coding sequence ATGGCTGCTATAAAATCAAAAGACGTTTTGCTGGGACCGATCTTCCACAACAACCCAATCGCCCTGCAAATCCTCGGGATCTGTTCCGCCTTGGCGGTTACCAACAAGATGAGCACAGCGTTTGTGATGTGCTTGGCGGTAACCTGCGTGGTGGCGGCCAGTAACGCCGCGGTCAGCTCGATCCGAACCTACATCCCCAGCAACATCCGGATCATCGTACAGATGACAGTGATCGCGTCGCTGGTGATTCTGGTCGATCAATTGTTGAAGGCTTACCTGTACGACATCAGTAAACAATTGTCGGTCTTCGTCGGTCTAATCATCACGAACTGTATCGTGATGGGACGCGCCGAAGGCTTTGCAATGAAAAATAGCGTCGGGATGAGCTTCCTTGACGGCATCGGCAACGGTCTCGGTTACAGCATGGTGCTGATGGTCGTTGCGTTTTTCCGAGAACTACTGGGCAACGGATCGCTGTTCGGATACCAGGTGATGGAATTGACTCGCAACGGTGGTTGGTACAACCCCAACAACTTGATGTTGTTGCCACCGAGTGCGTTTTTCCTGATCGGTTTCCTGATCTGGGCGATTCGAGTCGCACGGCCCGAACAAGTCGAGGAGGCTTAA
- the nqrE gene encoding NADH:ubiquinone reductase (Na(+)-transporting) subunit E: protein MTIFMKAVFIENLALAFFLGMCTFLAISKNVKTAVGLGLAVIVIQSITVPANNLIYTYLLKEGALARFLGSEYATLNLEFLGFISYIGVIAAMVQILEMVLDRFFPPLYNALGIFLPLITVNCAILGGSLFMVQREYDFAQSVTYGLGSGVGWALAIAALAGIREKMKYSDVPPGLRGLGITFITVGLMAMAFMAFGGI, encoded by the coding sequence ATGACTATCTTTATGAAGGCTGTCTTCATCGAGAACTTGGCGTTAGCCTTTTTCTTGGGAATGTGCACCTTCTTGGCGATCTCCAAAAATGTGAAGACCGCCGTCGGCCTTGGCCTGGCTGTGATCGTGATCCAATCGATCACGGTTCCCGCTAACAATTTGATCTACACCTACCTGTTGAAAGAGGGTGCGTTGGCACGCTTTCTGGGTAGCGAATATGCGACGCTGAACTTGGAATTCCTGGGCTTTATCAGCTACATCGGCGTGATCGCCGCGATGGTCCAGATTCTCGAGATGGTGTTGGATCGCTTCTTTCCACCGCTGTACAACGCGTTGGGAATCTTCCTGCCGCTGATCACTGTGAACTGCGCCATCTTGGGTGGTAGTTTGTTCATGGTCCAACGCGAATACGATTTCGCACAGAGCGTTACCTACGGTTTGGGCTCGGGCGTTGGATGGGCGTTGGCGATTGCCGCGCTTGCGGGAATTCGTGAGAAGATGAAGTATTCGGATGTCCCACCGGGACTTCGTGGCTTGGGAATCACTTTTATCACCGTCGGTTTGATGGCGATGGCTTTCATGGCCTTCGGCGGCATCTAA
- a CDS encoding Na(+)-translocating NADH-quinone reductase subunit A, with the protein MTTITKGLNVPISGEPQQLVESSHAITRVALVGDDYIGMKPTMLVNVGDKVKLGQAVFSDKKTAGVTYTAPAAGTVVEINRGAKRRFESLVIEIEGDDSETFETPSDLSSASGEAITEVLAASGLWSAFRTRPFGKVPAPGSQPHSIFVQAIDTHPLAADPSVVMRGKAEQFSIGLNAIKKLTAGKTFVCKNPDADIPGANVDGVTLSDFSGPHPAGLPGTHIHYLDPVGPTKTVWYIGYQDVIAIGQLFATGKLDPTRIISLAGPCVTKPRLIETRLGADLTQLTSGELEGDNLRIVSGSILGGRTATEPCMFLGRYHTQVSVLKEGNEREFLGWQKPGFDKFSITRVFASALTPGKRFAMNTGTHGSERAMVPIGSYERVMPLDILPTQLLRSLIVRDTEEAQQLGALELEEEDLALCTFVCPGKYEFGEILRENLTTIEIEG; encoded by the coding sequence ATGACCACTATCACCAAAGGCTTGAACGTACCGATCTCCGGCGAGCCACAGCAGCTTGTCGAATCGTCCCATGCGATCACCCGTGTCGCGCTTGTGGGAGACGACTACATCGGTATGAAGCCGACCATGCTTGTGAACGTCGGCGACAAGGTAAAGTTGGGCCAGGCTGTATTTTCTGACAAGAAGACCGCTGGTGTCACCTACACCGCTCCCGCCGCGGGAACGGTTGTCGAAATCAACCGCGGAGCAAAGCGTCGCTTTGAATCGCTGGTGATCGAAATCGAAGGTGACGACAGCGAAACCTTTGAAACGCCTAGCGATCTGAGCTCCGCCAGTGGCGAAGCGATCACCGAAGTGCTGGCCGCCAGCGGTCTGTGGTCGGCGTTCCGCACACGTCCCTTCGGCAAGGTGCCCGCTCCAGGCAGCCAACCGCATTCGATCTTTGTTCAAGCGATCGACACGCATCCTTTGGCTGCCGATCCTTCGGTTGTCATGCGTGGCAAGGCGGAGCAGTTTTCGATCGGTCTGAACGCGATCAAGAAGCTGACCGCTGGCAAGACGTTTGTCTGCAAGAACCCCGATGCCGATATCCCCGGAGCAAACGTCGATGGCGTCACGCTGAGTGATTTCAGCGGTCCGCATCCCGCCGGTTTGCCTGGCACTCACATCCATTACTTGGATCCCGTTGGGCCGACCAAAACGGTTTGGTACATCGGATATCAAGACGTGATCGCAATCGGACAGTTGTTTGCGACTGGCAAGTTGGATCCGACGCGGATCATTTCGCTGGCCGGTCCCTGCGTCACCAAGCCACGCTTGATCGAAACACGTTTGGGTGCCGATCTGACTCAATTGACCTCGGGTGAACTCGAAGGGGACAACCTGCGAATCGTATCGGGTTCGATCCTTGGCGGTCGCACCGCTACCGAACCTTGCATGTTCTTGGGCCGCTACCACACTCAGGTCAGCGTGCTGAAGGAAGGGAACGAACGCGAGTTCTTGGGCTGGCAAAAGCCCGGCTTCGACAAGTTCTCGATCACGCGAGTCTTTGCTTCGGCACTGACCCCCGGCAAGCGATTTGCGATGAACACCGGCACCCACGGCAGCGAACGGGCGATGGTTCCGATCGGGTCGTACGAACGGGTGATGCCATTGGACATCCTGCCGACTCAATTGTTGCGATCGTTGATCGTTCGCGACACCGAAGAGGCGCAGCAGTTGGGCGCTTTGGAACTCGAAGAAGAAGATCTGGCACTTTGCACGTTTGTCTGCCCAGGCAAATACGAATTTGGTGAGATCTTGCGAGAGAATCTGACCACGATCGAAATCGAAGGCTGA
- a CDS encoding NADH:ubiquinone reductase (Na(+)-transporting) subunit B produces MKALREFLDQKVEPWFKKGSPLAMLHPMYEAPDTFLYTPGHVAKGSTHVRDNIDLKRMMIMVVVALIPCTLFAMWNTGYQANLAMAKMESAGYEILTPAEYELVPKTEIPLRKLAKTDWHYTIQTAIGLGRDPGSFVDNFVFGALHFLPIYIVCMFVGGHIEALFCVVRGHEINEGFLVTGLLFPLTLPPTIPLWQVAIGIAFGVIVGKEVFGGTGRNFLNPALTARAFLYFAYAGEISGDKVWTAVDGFSGATSLGAMASAVPGAGMAPVTGEFDAAGDLVAGGIATSWGTQTLTWWDCFLGTIQGSMGETSALACLIGAAILIAAGIGSWRIMAGTVVGAVATAALMNAIGSDKYAMFEMPPMWHLVVGGFAFGAVFMATDPVSAAMTNTGRWIYGVLIGFMTILVRVVNPAYPEGIMLAILFANVFAPLIDYYVAQANIKRRVARYATS; encoded by the coding sequence ATGAAAGCGCTGCGAGAATTTCTCGACCAGAAGGTCGAGCCTTGGTTCAAAAAAGGCTCACCGCTGGCAATGCTCCATCCGATGTACGAAGCGCCCGATACGTTTCTGTACACTCCGGGACACGTTGCCAAAGGTTCCACCCACGTCCGCGACAACATCGACCTGAAACGGATGATGATCATGGTCGTGGTCGCTTTGATTCCCTGCACGCTGTTTGCGATGTGGAACACCGGCTACCAAGCCAATTTGGCGATGGCCAAGATGGAATCGGCGGGCTACGAAATCCTGACCCCCGCGGAATACGAACTGGTCCCCAAGACCGAGATTCCGCTCCGCAAGCTGGCCAAGACCGATTGGCACTACACGATCCAAACGGCGATTGGTTTGGGGCGCGATCCGGGCAGCTTTGTCGACAACTTTGTCTTCGGCGCGTTGCACTTCCTGCCCATCTACATCGTCTGCATGTTTGTCGGTGGTCACATCGAAGCTCTGTTCTGTGTCGTTCGCGGCCATGAAATCAACGAGGGCTTCCTGGTTACCGGCTTGCTGTTTCCGCTGACGCTACCGCCCACGATTCCGCTGTGGCAGGTCGCCATCGGAATTGCGTTTGGCGTGATCGTTGGTAAAGAGGTCTTCGGCGGCACCGGCCGCAACTTCCTTAACCCCGCGTTGACCGCCCGTGCGTTTCTGTACTTTGCTTACGCTGGTGAGATCAGCGGCGACAAGGTTTGGACCGCGGTCGACGGCTTCAGCGGTGCAACCAGCCTGGGTGCGATGGCATCGGCGGTTCCCGGAGCTGGCATGGCTCCTGTGACTGGCGAATTCGACGCAGCGGGTGACTTGGTTGCCGGCGGAATCGCGACCTCATGGGGAACGCAAACGCTCACCTGGTGGGACTGTTTCCTGGGAACGATCCAAGGTTCGATGGGCGAGACAAGCGCTTTGGCGTGCTTGATCGGAGCAGCGATTCTGATCGCCGCGGGCATCGGATCGTGGCGGATCATGGCTGGTACCGTGGTCGGTGCGGTTGCAACCGCAGCGTTGATGAACGCGATCGGCAGCGACAAGTACGCGATGTTCGAGATGCCGCCGATGTGGCACTTGGTTGTCGGCGGATTCGCATTCGGTGCGGTCTTCATGGCGACCGACCCGGTCTCCGCAGCGATGACCAACACCGGACGCTGGATCTACGGCGTGCTGATCGGATTCATGACGATCCTGGTTCGTGTTGTGAACCCCGCTTATCCAGAAGGCATCATGCTGGCGATCCTGTTCGCCAACGTGTTCGCTCCACTGATCGATTATTACGTTGCTCAAGCCAACATCAAACGGAGGGTCGCTCGTTATGCCACCTCGTGA